The proteins below are encoded in one region of Methanoculleus taiwanensis:
- a CDS encoding ABC transporter ATP-binding protein, translating into MIIEARDITKSYGDQRVLNNVNLTVNEGEVLGIIGPSGSGKSTFLRILDLIEAPNSGELLLFGEDVLARRNRWIELRRRMGMLFQKPIVFNASVYDNVAMGMRYRSESKAEIDRRVKETLEAVGLSRYIKSSARDLSGGEQQRVALSRVIVTEPEILFLDEPTANLDPTSTATIEEMVLRLNREVGTTVVINTHDMLQGQRLSQRVGVMIAGRIMQVGRPKEIFNNPENLQIARFVGVDNILSGRIVPGGQGDLTVVEVQGNRLEVAEQPPVGKGAGVRVVFRGEDVTIGVGKPATTSARNVFSGAITGIESTAPFVGVTVDCGFSVTALVTARSADSMDLEAGKEVWVSFKASAMHLIAEEPGTGDEGKVS; encoded by the coding sequence GTGATAATCGAAGCACGTGATATTACAAAATCCTACGGCGACCAGCGCGTCTTAAACAACGTCAATCTCACCGTCAATGAGGGCGAGGTGCTCGGCATCATCGGCCCGAGCGGTTCCGGGAAGAGCACGTTTCTGCGTATCCTCGACCTGATAGAGGCACCGAACTCGGGGGAATTGCTGCTCTTCGGTGAAGACGTCCTTGCGAGGCGGAACCGGTGGATCGAACTCCGGCGCCGGATGGGGATGCTCTTCCAGAAACCGATCGTCTTCAACGCCAGTGTCTACGACAACGTCGCCATGGGCATGCGCTACCGCAGCGAGAGCAAGGCAGAGATCGACCGGAGGGTGAAGGAGACGCTGGAAGCTGTCGGCCTTTCCCGGTACATCAAAAGTTCCGCCCGTGACCTCTCCGGCGGCGAGCAGCAGCGGGTGGCCTTATCACGGGTGATCGTCACCGAACCGGAGATCCTCTTCCTCGACGAACCGACGGCAAACCTCGACCCGACCTCCACGGCCACCATCGAGGAGATGGTGCTCCGGCTGAACCGGGAGGTCGGAACCACAGTCGTCATAAACACCCATGATATGCTCCAGGGTCAGCGGCTCTCGCAGCGGGTCGGGGTGATGATCGCGGGCAGGATCATGCAGGTTGGAAGGCCGAAAGAGATCTTCAACAATCCAGAGAACCTCCAGATCGCGCGTTTCGTGGGCGTCGACAACATCCTCTCCGGCAGGATTGTCCCGGGCGGTCAGGGCGATCTTACGGTGGTCGAGGTGCAGGGCAACCGGCTTGAGGTTGCCGAGCAGCCACCGGTCGGGAAGGGTGCCGGGGTGCGGGTCGTCTTCCGGGGAGAGGATGTCACGATAGGGGTCGGGAAACCAGCCACGACAAGTGCCAGAAACGTCTTTTCCGGCGCCATTACGGGTATCGAATCGACCGCGCCGTTCGTCGGCGTGACGGTTGACTGCGGATTTTCGGTCACAGCGCTCGTGACCGCCCGATCTGCGGATTCTATGGACCTCGAGGCAGGAAAGGAGGTCTGGGTCTCCTTCAAGGCCAGTGCCATGCACCTCATCGCGGAGGAGCCGGGTACCGGTGATGAGGGAAAAGTATCATGA
- a CDS encoding ABC transporter permease produces MKMATLLKDLFSPGESLSAVWPQRRIDWCILGFCLLGSVIVGITVLALANISITELADPGHLFEVATSSAVVGSLLLTFGAGFNAVLLLILFGTPLAYVLARSQPSRTKEMVESIVDIPLILPHTVAGLLVYLLFMRRGWLGAPLSEVGIAFEDAYPGTVVAMLFVASPFYINTMREGFLKVPVHLENVARTLGATRFQTFSQVTLPLSFRHMYNGALLAWGRAIGEFAGVIMIAYYPFIVSTLIYYAFTTDGIRTSRSIAFTVIIVSFVVFLLLRRLTRYVGRYDDRV; encoded by the coding sequence ATGAAGATGGCAACACTCCTGAAAGACCTCTTTTCACCCGGCGAGAGCCTGTCTGCCGTATGGCCCCAACGCAGGATCGACTGGTGCATCCTCGGGTTCTGTCTCCTCGGGTCGGTTATCGTCGGCATCACGGTGCTTGCGCTTGCAAATATCTCGATCACTGAACTTGCCGACCCGGGGCACCTCTTTGAGGTGGCGACGAGTTCTGCGGTGGTCGGTTCGCTCCTCCTGACCTTCGGTGCCGGTTTCAATGCCGTGCTGCTGCTCATCCTCTTCGGCACGCCGCTCGCCTACGTGCTCGCGCGGTCGCAGCCTTCGCGCACAAAAGAGATGGTGGAGAGCATTGTCGATATCCCGCTCATCCTTCCCCACACCGTCGCAGGTCTCCTCGTCTACCTCCTCTTCATGCGAAGAGGATGGCTTGGAGCACCGCTCTCGGAGGTCGGGATCGCCTTTGAGGACGCCTACCCCGGGACGGTCGTTGCGATGCTCTTTGTGGCATCCCCGTTCTACATCAACACGATGCGGGAGGGATTTTTGAAAGTGCCGGTGCACCTCGAGAACGTTGCCCGGACACTCGGGGCGACGAGATTCCAGACCTTCTCTCAGGTGACACTGCCCTTAAGTTTCCGGCATATGTACAACGGTGCGCTCCTTGCCTGGGGGCGGGCTATCGGCGAGTTTGCGGGTGTCATCATGATCGCCTACTATCCCTTCATCGTCTCGACGCTGATCTACTACGCATTCACGACGGACGGCATCAGGACGAGCAGGAGCATCGCGTTCACCGTCATCATCGTCAGCTTTGTTGTTTTCCTGCTGCTGCGGCGCCTGACGCGCTACGTGGGGAGGTACGATGATCGAGTTTGA
- a CDS encoding amino acid kinase family protein yields MSPRREMESKLKGESLVRHGLMRRYEGRPQLRIAPELNVVKIGGHGIIDYGADVVRPLADEIGELSKTYKMLIVTGGGVRVRHILDLGLDLGMPTGVLAELTSKISEQNAIMMAVLLSQYGGMRIHTADLLDIPMLLRMGMLPVTHGTPPYGLYEYPPDIGMIPPHRTDTGALLAAEVVGAKRCILVKNVDGLYTENPFVNSDAELIRDIPARELLDMQMEDLVLEEKVVELLLHTRNVKQVQIINGHKPGLLTAALHGENVGTIIRA; encoded by the coding sequence ATGAGTCCAAGACGAGAGATGGAGTCGAAGCTGAAAGGAGAATCGCTGGTGAGGCACGGGTTGATGCGGCGGTATGAGGGGCGGCCGCAGCTCCGGATAGCTCCCGAGCTCAACGTCGTCAAGATCGGCGGGCATGGCATCATCGACTACGGCGCAGATGTGGTACGGCCGCTTGCCGACGAGATCGGGGAGCTCTCGAAGACATACAAGATGCTCATCGTCACGGGCGGCGGCGTGCGGGTGCGGCATATCCTCGATCTCGGTCTTGACCTCGGGATGCCGACGGGTGTCCTTGCGGAGCTGACCAGCAAGATCAGCGAGCAGAACGCGATCATGATGGCGGTGCTGCTCTCGCAGTACGGCGGCATGCGGATTCACACCGCCGATCTTTTGGATATTCCGATGCTGCTACGGATGGGGATGCTGCCGGTGACCCACGGGACGCCGCCCTACGGGCTCTACGAGTACCCCCCCGATATCGGGATGATCCCGCCGCACCGCACCGATACCGGAGCGCTCCTCGCGGCAGAGGTGGTCGGGGCGAAACGCTGCATCCTCGTCAAGAACGTCGACGGCCTCTACACGGAGAATCCCTTTGTCAACTCCGATGCGGAGCTTATCAGGGATATCCCGGCGCGGGAACTTCTCGATATGCAGATGGAGGATCTCGTCCTCGAGGAGAAGGTCGTCGAGCTGCTGCTCCATACCAGGAACGTGAAGCAAGTGCAGATCATCAACGGGCACAAGCCCGGCCTGCTGACGGCAGCGCTCCATGGGGAGAATGTCGGGACGATCATCCGGGCGTAA
- a CDS encoding ABC transporter permease codes for MVDGITESTIVQGFIQAIELIVSGNPEVVEITVRSLYISLSATFFAAIVALPLGALIYFKEFRGKQALVNILQTLFAMPTVIIGLFVFLMLSRSGPFGFLNLLFTPGGMIVAQTILIIPLIMGLTVSALSSIDREMRYTIISLGASSLQSVLTVLKEARFAIISVVLLGFGRAIAEVGTVMIVGGNIRGFTRVLTTAIALNTSMGNFPFSIALGIILLVVALGVNIVLSVVQRR; via the coding sequence ATGGTAGATGGGATCACCGAGAGCACTATCGTGCAGGGATTCATCCAGGCGATCGAACTCATCGTATCGGGCAACCCCGAAGTGGTGGAGATCACGGTGCGGTCGCTCTATATCTCCCTCTCTGCAACCTTTTTCGCCGCCATAGTAGCGCTGCCGCTCGGGGCGCTCATCTACTTCAAGGAGTTCCGGGGCAAGCAGGCACTCGTCAACATTCTGCAGACACTCTTTGCGATGCCCACGGTTATTATCGGACTTTTCGTCTTTCTGATGCTCTCACGCTCGGGGCCGTTCGGATTTCTCAATCTTCTCTTCACTCCGGGAGGTATGATCGTTGCACAGACGATCCTGATCATCCCGCTCATCATGGGGCTTACCGTCTCGGCGCTCTCCAGCATCGACCGGGAGATGCGCTATACCATCATCTCGCTCGGCGCAAGCTCGCTCCAGTCGGTTCTGACGGTTCTCAAGGAGGCGCGGTTTGCCATCATCTCGGTCGTCCTCCTCGGGTTCGGGCGCGCTATCGCTGAGGTGGGGACGGTGATGATCGTCGGCGGCAACATCCGGGGGTTCACCCGCGTCCTGACGACGGCGATCGCCCTGAACACCTCGATGGGGAACTTCCCTTTCTCGATTGCGCTCGGGATCATCCTGCTTGTCGTAGCGCTCGGGGTGAACATCGTGCTGAGCGTGGTGCAGCGGAGGTGA
- the wtpA gene encoding tungstate ABC transporter substrate-binding protein WtpA has translation MKNMRICAILLLCFCAAVMICGCTGTSSEQTSPEQGATTATATPAEKIQVKVFHAGSLTGPFEKLKAAFEAEFPNTEVLLEPAGSVDTIKKVTENGKPADVVASADYALIPKMMVPDHADWYLTFAKNTMVLTYTNDSKYADEITAENWYDVLDREGVRWAFSDPNSDPCGYRTPMVIQLAEAHYNNDQIFETLLGEHSDITVTEENGTYTIHATEPNPDSTTLTIRPKSVELVQMVQSGGLDYAWEYRSVAVQNDLEFIELPAAIDLSDIEYADTYATVQIECKKGDGTTIYVGAPIVYGVTVPEIAEHPEMGVAFVKMLIGPTGQAILTEDGQPPIVPAGGYGSIPAELTSLVAMKA, from the coding sequence ATGAAAAATATGCGCATATGTGCAATTCTTCTCCTATGCTTCTGCGCTGCTGTCATGATCTGCGGTTGCACCGGGACATCATCCGAACAGACCTCCCCCGAACAGGGAGCAACCACCGCTACAGCGACTCCTGCAGAGAAGATCCAGGTCAAGGTCTTCCATGCCGGGAGCCTCACCGGGCCGTTTGAGAAACTGAAAGCAGCATTCGAAGCGGAGTTCCCGAACACCGAAGTGCTCCTCGAACCTGCAGGAAGCGTCGACACCATCAAGAAGGTGACGGAGAACGGCAAGCCCGCCGATGTCGTTGCATCCGCCGATTACGCACTCATCCCGAAGATGATGGTGCCCGATCACGCCGACTGGTATCTCACCTTCGCCAAGAACACGATGGTGCTCACCTACACGAACGACAGCAAGTATGCGGATGAGATCACCGCAGAGAACTGGTATGACGTCCTTGACCGCGAGGGTGTCAGGTGGGCGTTCTCCGACCCGAACTCCGATCCCTGCGGCTACCGCACGCCGATGGTGATCCAGCTCGCCGAGGCTCACTACAACAACGACCAGATCTTTGAGACTCTCCTTGGTGAGCACAGCGATATCACCGTCACCGAAGAGAACGGCACCTACACCATCCACGCTACCGAACCGAACCCCGACAGTACGACCCTGACCATCCGGCCGAAGAGCGTCGAGCTCGTGCAGATGGTGCAGTCCGGCGGCCTCGACTACGCCTGGGAGTACCGGAGCGTTGCGGTGCAGAACGACCTCGAGTTCATCGAGCTTCCGGCAGCAATCGATCTCTCTGACATCGAGTATGCCGACACGTATGCAACCGTTCAGATCGAGTGCAAGAAAGGCGACGGGACGACCATCTATGTGGGCGCTCCCATCGTCTACGGTGTGACCGTCCCCGAGATCGCCGAGCACCCCGAGATGGGTGTTGCGTTTGTCAAGATGCTGATTGGCCCCACCGGACAGGCGATCCTGACCGAAGACGGACAGCCCCCGATCGTTCCGGCCGGCGGCTATGGCAGCATACCTGCGGAGCTCACCTCCCTGGTTGCCATGAAGGCCTAA
- a CDS encoding ATP-binding cassette domain-containing protein, translated as MIEFDRVSLTLGQFALKDISLTINEGDYYFIVGPSGAGKTVMLEAIAGLHLPGQGRVLLRGEDITATPPEKRRIGLVYQDYSLFPHMTVTGNIAFGLRLQGYSKEEISREVDDLLQRFGIEHLADRYPLTLSGGEQQRVALARSIAVKPDILLLDEPLSALDPVTREKFMQDLAALHREQHLTIVQVSHERSEARRLGTRMAVIIDGRLAAEDRVSAVLNTPDRPDVARFVGIENVLEGSVVESTGGLAVIDVSGIRFEAVTDARPGTCVCLCVRGQDIGIALSGSHASSARNVFSGTVTGLVGNGPLVDVRVDCGVAVTALLTEKSVDDLGLKPGSAVVVLIKASAIHVIARDSDLKV; from the coding sequence ATGATCGAGTTTGACCGAGTATCGCTGACGCTCGGGCAGTTCGCTCTGAAAGATATCAGCCTGACGATCAACGAGGGGGATTACTACTTCATCGTCGGGCCTTCCGGGGCAGGAAAGACAGTGATGCTCGAGGCGATCGCCGGGCTCCACCTGCCGGGGCAGGGGCGCGTGCTCCTCCGGGGTGAGGATATCACCGCTACGCCGCCGGAAAAGCGGCGCATCGGGCTTGTATATCAGGATTACTCGCTCTTCCCGCACATGACCGTCACCGGCAACATCGCTTTCGGACTGCGTCTTCAGGGGTATTCGAAGGAGGAGATCTCCCGTGAGGTGGACGACCTTCTGCAGCGGTTCGGCATCGAACATCTGGCGGATCGCTACCCGCTGACACTCTCCGGCGGCGAGCAGCAGCGGGTAGCGCTTGCCCGCTCCATTGCGGTGAAGCCTGATATTCTGCTGCTCGACGAACCGCTCTCGGCGCTCGATCCGGTCACGCGGGAGAAGTTCATGCAGGACCTTGCGGCTCTTCACCGCGAGCAGCACCTGACGATCGTCCAGGTGAGCCATGAGCGGAGCGAAGCGCGGCGCCTCGGCACCCGGATGGCGGTCATCATCGACGGCAGGCTCGCCGCCGAGGATCGGGTCAGCGCGGTGCTGAACACTCCCGATCGCCCGGACGTCGCCAGGTTCGTCGGAATAGAGAACGTCCTCGAGGGCAGTGTGGTTGAGAGCACCGGCGGCCTTGCCGTTATCGATGTATCGGGCATCCGGTTTGAAGCGGTGACGGATGCCCGACCCGGGACCTGCGTCTGCCTCTGCGTCAGAGGTCAGGACATCGGCATCGCGCTTTCAGGCAGCCACGCATCAAGCGCCCGGAATGTCTTCTCCGGAACGGTGACCGGACTTGTCGGCAACGGGCCGCTCGTCGATGTCAGGGTTGATTGCGGTGTGGCAGTGACTGCTCTCCTGACCGAGAAGTCGGTCGACGACCTCGGATTAAAACCCGGATCTGCGGTTGTTGTGCTCATCAAGGCAAGCGCTATCCATGTGATCGCCAGAGACTCCGACCTGAAGGTCTGA
- the hisD gene encoding histidinol dehydrogenase has translation MWKALDIDTWIAGRRSSLDAAKGSASEIIGRVRAEGDAALYDLTKKFDGIDLAEIAVTDEEREEAYEQVDTQLVESLIEAEARITEFHEMQRPEDLWLREVEPGIILGQKVSPLRRIGAYVPGGRAAYPSTALMCTVPARVAGVSEICCCTPPPTNPITLVALDIAGVEEIYRVGGAQAIAAMALGTETIPKVEKIVGPGNVYVTAAKMLLREEAEIDFPAGPSEIAIVADGTANPEFIAADILAQAEHDPRAACVLITTDAGVAKAVGHAVERMAGAAERKEIIARALENSGFVVVSDLDEAIEAASGIAPEHLSIQVADPLAVLSRVRHAGSIFVGPYAAVACGDYASGTNHVLPTAGYARQYSGLDVRHFCTTSSVQVISREGLEAIGDLVETIADAEGLAAHAESVRIRRQ, from the coding sequence ATGTGGAAGGCGCTGGATATCGATACGTGGATTGCCGGGCGGCGCTCGAGCCTCGACGCGGCGAAGGGATCGGCCTCCGAGATCATCGGGAGAGTACGGGCGGAGGGAGACGCGGCACTCTACGACCTTACGAAGAAGTTCGACGGCATCGACCTTGCCGAGATCGCGGTCACCGACGAAGAGCGTGAGGAGGCCTACGAACAGGTCGACACGCAGCTCGTCGAGAGCCTGATCGAGGCGGAAGCACGGATAACGGAGTTTCACGAGATGCAGCGCCCGGAGGATCTCTGGCTCCGGGAGGTCGAACCCGGGATCATCCTCGGCCAGAAGGTCTCGCCGCTCCGGCGGATCGGCGCCTACGTTCCGGGAGGGAGAGCCGCATACCCCTCGACCGCCCTGATGTGCACCGTCCCCGCCCGGGTTGCGGGCGTATCCGAGATCTGCTGCTGCACGCCACCGCCGACGAACCCCATTACCCTGGTGGCGCTCGATATCGCCGGAGTCGAGGAGATCTACCGCGTCGGCGGGGCACAGGCGATCGCGGCGATGGCGCTCGGCACCGAGACCATCCCGAAGGTCGAGAAGATCGTCGGGCCCGGAAACGTCTACGTGACCGCAGCGAAGATGCTCCTCCGCGAAGAGGCCGAGATCGACTTCCCGGCAGGTCCAAGCGAGATCGCGATCGTCGCCGACGGCACGGCGAACCCCGAGTTCATCGCCGCCGACATCCTGGCACAGGCGGAGCACGACCCCCGGGCGGCCTGCGTCCTCATCACCACCGACGCCGGCGTTGCCAAGGCCGTCGGGCACGCCGTCGAGCGGATGGCGGGAGCAGCGGAGCGTAAAGAGATCATTGCCAGAGCGCTCGAAAACTCCGGGTTCGTCGTCGTCAGCGACCTCGACGAGGCGATCGAGGCTGCAAGCGGCATCGCGCCCGAACACCTCTCCATCCAGGTGGCAGACCCGCTCGCCGTCCTCTCCCGTGTGCGGCACGCAGGTTCCATCTTCGTCGGCCCCTACGCAGCGGTCGCCTGCGGCGACTACGCCTCGGGGACAAACCACGTTCTTCCGACTGCCGGATACGCCCGTCAGTACTCGGGACTCGACGTCCGCCACTTCTGCACGACCTCGTCGGTGCAGGTCATCTCGCGTGAAGGGCTCGAGGCGATAGGGGATCTCGTCGAGACGATCGCCGACGCCGAGGGGCTCGCCGCTCACGCAGAATCAGTCCGGATCCGTCGCCAGTAA
- a CDS encoding substrate-binding domain-containing protein yields the protein MRPKLTLLMAGIAVLAVIAAMSAGCTGTAPGNETPNATTNATPTGTAGAAGGDMTLRIATTTSLENTGLLAALEEQYENLTGVDLQITAQGTGQALELGERCDVDVVLVHAPPLEEEFIDGGYGIDHRCFAYNFFIIVGPEDDPAGIRGAQPEEAFQTLYQLGTNNTEGVAFVSRGDNSGTHSQEKAIWEAAGYNYTEDIQNSGTWYIEAGRSMGETLTLANEEQGYVLTDEGTYLSFRQNLDLVPIVEQGDELLNRYSVMAVNPDTCPSVNYAEAVNFINWLTSDETKQFIGEFGVEEFGQPLFTPLYAPQCTEPPFNCTCAENVTA from the coding sequence ATGAGGCCGAAACTGACGCTACTTATGGCCGGTATTGCCGTACTTGCTGTCATCGCTGCCATGTCTGCAGGATGCACCGGGACGGCGCCGGGAAACGAAACGCCGAACGCGACGACGAATGCGACACCTACCGGGACGGCAGGGGCCGCCGGCGGTGACATGACCCTCCGTATTGCCACGACGACGAGCCTTGAGAACACCGGGCTTCTCGCCGCACTTGAAGAGCAGTATGAGAACCTGACCGGTGTCGACCTGCAGATCACCGCACAGGGCACCGGGCAGGCGCTCGAACTCGGAGAGCGCTGTGATGTGGACGTCGTCCTCGTGCATGCCCCGCCGCTCGAAGAGGAGTTCATCGACGGAGGCTACGGTATCGATCACCGCTGTTTCGCCTATAATTTCTTCATCATTGTCGGGCCCGAGGATGATCCCGCCGGAATCCGGGGGGCACAGCCTGAAGAGGCCTTCCAGACGCTGTATCAACTCGGGACGAACAACACCGAAGGTGTAGCGTTCGTATCCCGTGGTGACAACTCCGGGACACACTCCCAGGAGAAGGCGATCTGGGAGGCTGCTGGATACAACTACACCGAGGATATCCAGAACTCCGGCACTTGGTACATCGAGGCCGGCAGGAGCATGGGCGAGACGCTGACGCTTGCCAACGAGGAGCAGGGTTACGTCCTGACCGACGAGGGGACGTATCTTTCGTTCCGGCAGAACCTCGATCTGGTGCCGATCGTCGAGCAGGGCGATGAGCTGCTGAACCGCTACAGTGTCATGGCAGTGAACCCGGATACCTGCCCGAGCGTGAACTATGCTGAGGCGGTGAACTTCATCAACTGGCTCACATCCGACGAGACGAAGCAGTTCATCGGTGAGTTCGGTGTCGAAGAGTTCGGTCAACCGCTCTTCACGCCGCTGTATGCACCGCAGTGCACGGAGCCGCCCTTCAACTGCACCTGTGCCGAAAACGTAACTGCGTAA
- a CDS encoding substrate-binding domain-containing protein: MTPKSWMPRVGIVALLVLICCTAWACAQPVGTEQTSEPANPDVLRIATTTSLYDTGLLDELEAMYENMSGVDVQITSTGTGQALELGERCDVDVVLVHAPSLEQQFIDEGYGVNQRCFAYNNFIIVGPPDDPAGIMNMTPTEAFQAIYQAGTGGTEGVQFVSRGDESGTNTREIQIWEAAGYNYTDDIRDSGNWYLESGSGMGETLTLTNERGAYTLSDIGTFLSFQQDLDLEQLVTEGDDLLNRYSVMQVNPDTCPSVNYPEAVNFTNWLISNDTKQFIGEYGMEEFGQPLFTPLYPPECTEPPFNCTCAENVTV, encoded by the coding sequence ATGACTCCGAAATCATGGATGCCCCGTGTGGGTATCGTGGCATTGCTGGTGCTGATCTGTTGCACGGCGTGGGCCTGCGCCCAGCCGGTCGGCACCGAACAGACATCCGAACCGGCGAATCCGGATGTCCTGCGAATTGCAACGACGACGAGCCTCTACGACACCGGGCTGCTCGACGAGCTCGAAGCTATGTACGAGAACATGAGCGGCGTCGACGTGCAGATCACCTCGACCGGCACCGGGCAGGCACTCGAACTTGGAGAGCGCTGCGATGTGGACGTCGTCCTCGTGCATGCACCATCGCTTGAACAGCAGTTCATCGATGAGGGCTACGGCGTCAACCAGCGCTGTTTTGCCTACAATAACTTCATCATCGTCGGGCCGCCGGACGATCCGGCAGGCATCATGAACATGACTCCCACCGAAGCGTTCCAGGCGATCTACCAGGCCGGCACGGGTGGGACCGAGGGCGTGCAGTTCGTGTCCCGTGGTGATGAATCCGGAACAAACACCCGGGAGATACAGATCTGGGAAGCCGCCGGATACAACTACACCGATGATATCCGGGACTCCGGCAATTGGTACCTTGAATCCGGAAGCGGGATGGGCGAGACGCTGACGCTCACCAACGAGAGAGGTGCCTACACACTCTCCGACATCGGAACGTTCCTCTCATTCCAGCAGGACCTCGATCTTGAGCAGCTCGTTACCGAAGGAGACGATCTCCTGAACCGCTACAGCGTCATGCAGGTGAACCCGGATACCTGCCCGAGCGTGAACTACCCCGAGGCGGTGAACTTCACGAACTGGCTCATCTCGAACGACACCAAACAGTTCATCGGTGAGTATGGCATGGAGGAGTTCGGTCAGCCGCTCTTCACGCCTCTGTATCCGCCGGAGTGCACAGAGCCGCCCTTCAACTGCACCTGTGCCGAGAATGTGACTGTATAA